A single genomic interval of Arachis duranensis cultivar V14167 chromosome 7, aradu.V14167.gnm2.J7QH, whole genome shotgun sequence harbors:
- the LOC110274048 gene encoding uncharacterized protein LOC110274048 — protein MIDQHNPIAQSFRRVREFHENHPSEVFSLKLFSQKERDRGVYNYSSCDEVAALVVGDFDSSDTGRNVIVKSTAGQLQRIYEIHALYWPLQYPLLFSYGKMVINGFVVDSFSMIESQRLYEIKKKRAQLEEKSYKVLKKLCDAMILKHHQLHFGYPDLCLTLTCNPNWPEFQRYTNRDQVSIADRPDIACRVFHAKMKCLLNDLKNGVFLVLLMQTFFYYLGMYTIEFQKRGLPYLHILLWLDGRNRLQNIEIVDELIYAELPNPMKFPHLYSVVSKYMIHGPYGRMVILFTSVEKIGVTVKSHGVDLDNRFVVPYNLLLLMKYQAHINLEFCNKSNIIKYLFKYINKGPDPHVVFDDHDTIGSVLIRNRDLMTMFIAWMMANRTYVEGRTLTYVEFSSKFVYDLQSRQWKPRRRGFSIGRLSFVHPSTGRPVLFWNQTWKYLSDDIIYYRRSELHFPGITMTDEELQTFCQIEIEKLLQANRRSLRDFAGMQLPNVNLVSQFSNSIVLRELEYDISVMLEGHDSNFPKLNEEQKSIYDRIIHCVTNKEHGLFFIYGFGGTGKFFFYRLLSAKLRSQRRIAINVSSSGIASLLLPGGKTTHSMFGIPIELNEDTICRIPKDSPKADLIRLAELIIWDEAPMTNKLAFEALDRSFRDIMTSISVSYKDLPFGGKIIVLDKAILAPTVEIIEEINDHIVQLLPGTEKEYLSADSICGSDAYCDVDVDWINAKFLNQIKYLGLSNHSLKLKKGVPIILLRNINPAGGLCNGTRFIVSDLGTNVIGAEIVSGSHIGDKVFIPQMNLIPSDTGIPFKFQRRQFSINLCFVMTINKSQGQTLSSVGLFLRRLVFFHGQLYVAISQVKSKDGLRILVSGEKNDDSTLTHNIIN, from the exons ATGATTGATCAACACAATCCCATAGCACAATCATTTAGAAGAGTGAGAGAATTCCATGAGAATCACCCGTCTGAGGTGTTTTCTTTGAAATTGTTTAGTCAAAAAGAACGTGATCGAGGAGTTTATAATTATTCTTCATGCGATGAAGTTGCTGCTTTGGTTGTTGGTGATTTTGATTCTTCTGATACTGGTCGTAATGTCATTGTTAAATCTACAGCTGGCCAACTTCAAAGAATATATGAGATACATGCTTTATATTGGCCATTGCAATATCCCTTACTTTTTTCTTATGGAAAGATGGTTATCAATGGG TTTGTTGTTGATTCATTCTCTATGATTGAGTCACAGAGGCTTTatgaaatcaagaaaaaaagagcACAATTAGAGGAGAAGTCTTACAAGGTATTGAAGAAGCTATGTGACGCGATGATACTGAAGCATCATCAATTG CATTTTGGGTATCCAGATCTATGTCTTACCCTTACTTGCAATCCTAACTGGcctgagtttcaaagatatacTAATCGTGATCAAGTTTCAATTGCTGATCGGCCAGACATTGCTTGCCGAGTCTTTCATGCTAAGATGAAGTGTCTTCTTAATGATCTTAAGAATGGTGTTTTTTTGGTCCTCTTAATGCAG acatttttttactatttaggTATGTATACAATTGAGTTTCAAAAAAGAGGTTTGCCATATTTACATATTCTACTTTGGCTTGATGGAAGGAATAGATTGCAAAATATTGAAATTGTTGATGAGTTGATTTATGCGGAACTTCCTAATCCTATGAAGTTTCCACATTTGTATAGTGTGGTTAGTAAATACATGATTCATGGCCCTTATGGTAGG ATGGTTATCCTATTTACAAGCGTCGAGAAAATTGGTGTTACAGTTAAAAGTCATGGTGTTGATCTTGATAATAGATTTGTTGTTCCATATAATCTATTATTGTTGATGAAGTACCAGGCTCATATCAATTTGGAATTTTGCAACAAGTCAAATATTATAAAGTATCTTTTCAAGTACATTAACAAGGGTCCAGATCCT CATGTTGTGTTCGATGATCATGATACTATTGGCTCTGTTTTAATAAGAAATAGAGATTTGATGACAATGTTTATTGCTTGGATGATGGCTAATCGAACATATGTTGAAGGGCGAACACTAACATATGTTGAGTTTTCAAGTAAATTTGTTTATGATTTACAATCTCGACAGTGGAAACCAAGAAGAAGGGGATTTTCTATAGGAAGATTGAGTTTTGTTCATCCTTCAACTG GTAGGCCCGTTTTATTTTGGAATCAAACTTGGAAATATTTATCTGATGATATCATTTATTACAGGCGAAGTGAGCTTCATTTTCCAG GAATAACAATGACTGACGAAGAGTTACAAACATTTTGTCaaatagagatagagaaatTGCTACAGGCCAATAGAAGATCATTAAGAGATTTTGCTGGTATGCAGCTTCCTAATGTTAATTTGGTCTCACAATTTAGTAATTCTATAGTGTTGCGTGAATTAGAATATGACATTTCTGTGATGCTTGAAGGACACGATTCAAATTTTCCAAAGTTGAATGAAGAACAGAAGTCAATCTATGATAGGATTATACATTGTGTTACTAACAAGGAACACGGGTTGTTTTTCATTTATGGGTTTGGTGGGActggaaaattttttttttatagactCTTATCTGCCAAATTGCGTTCTCAAAGAAGAATTGCTATTAATGTTTCTTCAAGTGGAATTGCTTCATTATTGTTACCTGGTGGTAAGACAACCCATTCTATGTTTGGTATCccaattgaattgaatgaagATACTATTTGTAGAATTCCGAAAGATAGTCCTAAGGCTGATTTAATTCGACTTGCTGAGTTGATTATTTGGGATGAAGCTCCAATGACTAACAAGTTGGCATTTGAAGCTTTAGATAGAAGTTTTCGAGACATAATGACGTCGATTTCAGTGTCTTACAAAGATCTACCTTTTGGAGGAAAAATCATTGTTCTTG ATAAAGCCATATTAGCTCCAACAGTAGAGATTATTGAAGAAATCAATGATCACATTGTTCAATTGCTACCTGGGACAGAAAAAGAGTATCTAAGTGCTGATTCTATATGTGGTAGTGATGCTTATTGTGACGTTGATGTTGATTGGATAAATGCTAAGTTtttgaatcaaataaaatatttagggTTATCGAATCActcattgaaattgaagaaaggtGTGCCTATTATTTTGTTGAGAAATATTAATCCAGCTGGTGGCTTATGCAATGGTACTCGCTTTATTGTTAGCGATCTAGGAACAAATGTGATTGGAGCTGAGATTGTCTCAGGGAGTCACATTGGAGATAAAGTTTTCATTCCTCAGATGAATTTAATTCCGAGTGACACTGGGATACCTTTCAAATTTCAACGGAGACAATTTTCTATAAACTTGTGTTTTGTAATGACTATCAATAAGAGTCAAGGTCAAACTCTATCCAGTGTTGGACTATTCTTGCGTCGActggtattttttcatggtcaaCTCTATGTCGCTATTTCTCAAGTGAAGAGCAAAGATGGTTTAAGAATTTTGGTATCTGGCGAGAAAAATGATGATTCTACTTTAACTCATAATAtc ataaattag